The stretch of DNA ATACCTGCCAGGTATATTTTTGGGAAAATCTTATTCAGCAGTGTACCATTTCATCATTCTTTTCAGCATGGGGGGGAAGTATGAACAGAGGGTCCTCTTTTTACCAGAGACAGGCAAACAGATTTAATATATACAGGTAGCTTGTTCTGCATATTTCGAAGGctaataaaatgttttgtatttttcagaaATGACAAGGTTCTGAAGCAGTTTGCCAACAAGAAGTTTTTGAACATGAGGTTCAAGTTTGAATTCCAAAAGACGATGACAACCACACAGCAGGGGATCGAAGTGCCTCCTGACAAGTTTCCGTTTATAAAACACACCCAGCATCGGAGCAGGGAAACCACTCTGAACGAGGGACAAACCAAAAGAACTGAAAAACTCAGACATGGCAATAACACCACTAAGGAAGCGGAGAGCTTGATGGATTCACCTCCTCCTGTAACGCAAGATGATTCCCGACCTATCATATCGGTGCAGATTTTCAGTCCAACGCAACAGGCCATTCGTCCAATCAAAAAAAGCACGACAGCTATGACCCCGGAGAAGCCAAAAGAACTCAAAAAGGAAACAACTGCAGCTCGTGGTGAAGGCATCGTCAAGACAAGCCTTAGGTCAAGTTTAGGAAGTAATGGCATGAAGTATACAGGACCTCTAAAATCCACTGACCCCAATACCAGTGAGTTACCCTTTCAACCAGGATCATTGGTCAGACCACTTGAGCGGAAAGTGACCCTAAGACAGGTTGTTAGCCATTCAGCCAAGAAAAACAAGACGGTGTCTTCAAGGGTGCCAACAAAAACATTGTCCTCCATATCAGTGCAGGCCTCAGATGACCATTTCCCAGCATCTTTAGTCATAAATCCAAAGAAAGATAAAATGTTGCAAACAAAGGTCCTACACTCACAAGCATCTGTCTTTTCTGCAGCTACTTCTGTTCAACAAAACCTGCTTTCAAAAAACAGTTCCACAATGATAAAATCCACTGCTTTAAAACCAGACAGGGGAGTGGTATCCACTTGCCAGGCAAAGACACACATCGTGTTCCTCAAAACACACAAGACAGCCAGCAGTACCATCCTTAACATTTTGTACCGGTTTGGAGACAGCAGAAACCTCACATTCGCTCTCCCCCTGAGCAGACACAATCAGCTGTTTTACCCGCTGTATTTTGCGGCTCCCTTTGTTGAAGGATTCAGGTCAAAGACCGTGAAGGGATATGACATTATGTGCAACCACATGAGGTTCCTGGCATCGGAGGTGAGCTTTTACCTGGTCTGGTCATTTAAATCAGATGTATGAACAACCTTTAATTGACTGAGGGCTCTTTTCTTGATATGCACAATGGGATAACTATAACTCTACATTGTCTTTAGACTCATTCAGAAGCTCTGTGTTTCTAACCTGATGGCAActgctgtttttaaaacatacacAAGTGTATTATTTGATGTAAAAACACCTTTTCTCTTTTAAAGTGTAGCCCTAAACTGTGCAGCCATATTTAATAGTCTGAGAACAATTATATACTTAGTCAGAACCTCTACATCAATGTATGCATCAGCTgaagtaataaataataaaggctTCAATTGCCCCAATACACTTTCTAACACATTGTATAGTCAACATTTTAAGAA from Amia ocellicauda isolate fAmiCal2 unplaced genomic scaffold, fAmiCal2.hap1 HAP1_SCAFFOLD_117, whole genome shotgun sequence encodes:
- the LOC136721588 gene encoding uncharacterized protein LOC136721588, which gives rise to MWMALMGLTVLCVTIQILGVARQSRNDKVLKQFANKKFLNMRFKFEFQKTMTTTQQGIEVPPDKFPFIKHTQHRSRETTLNEGQTKRTEKLRHGNNTTKEAESLMDSPPPVTQDDSRPIISVQIFSPTQQAIRPIKKSTTAMTPEKPKELKKETTAARGEGIVKTSLRSSLGSNGMKYTGPLKSTDPNTSELPFQPGSLVRPLERKVTLRQVVSHSAKKNKTVSSRVPTKTLSSISVQASDDHFPASLVINPKKDKMLQTKVLHSQASVFSAATSVQQNLLSKNSSTMIKSTALKPDRGVVSTCQAKTHIVFLKTHKTASSTILNILYRFGDSRNLTFALPLSRHNQLFYPLYFAAPFVEGFRSKTVKGYDIMCNHMRFLASEVKKVMPQDSFYFSILRNPITMMESIFSYYKSIPSFNKVQNLDEFLTSPWQHYNASLTNNHYAKNLLTFDFGFNNNGNDSQRYTNMTIVMIEQKFHLILISEYFDESMILLKNALCWTLDDVVSFKLNSRSNKTRKELSPQAMEKIKQWNSLDWKIYMHFNATFWRRIDETMGRDEMKQEVARLQERRRQLMKTCLQEGGAVDPSQIKDTSLKPFQYGASVIQGYNLNPHLDPVTRKWCQSLITPELQYTVVLYDKQFPDLAAKLTATENRSSRDQARTNHSRNWESKKALTSQRRNNQYGPRNHVRVLYQKDLTNWTTPSSLQNVP